A region of Lichenibacterium dinghuense DNA encodes the following proteins:
- a CDS encoding ABC transporter transmembrane domain-containing protein, translated as MESSLFRYIWNETRREQIWILFIILASMPFSFWLLDLPKYIVNGPIQAKGFEHPGDTQHYFQIRIPVPLSVKQEGFLEVLHGFDLDRVSSLVMLSAAFLALVVINGLFKYYINFYKGRLGERMLGQFRYELMDRVLRFPMSEFRRVKGAEVATMIRDEVEPLGGFIGDAIVQPVFLAGQILTAIVFILVQNPYLGLIALVLLAVQGIVIPKLRRRQLVLGRQRQLESRALAGAVGEIVDGVAAIHTNDASDYARADLASRLVKIFGIRFELYQRKFFVKFLNNLLAQVTPFLFYMVGGFFAIMGTLNIGQLVAVISAYKDLPSPVKDLIDWDQQRLDVEVKYEQIIEQFSVDTAVELLPPPDHDGPVPHIAGELALSNVSVIDGNGVRLLDNLSFRMGVGDAVALEGGSTSGAETLVGVLARLDAVEGGRVTLGDADLKDVPLAVTGRRTSFAGVDTFFPQGTIEDAMLFGIRHTSRPPDPPGRYDVIKSRGNNLDVRADWVDYAAADASGPDDLGERMHDAMVTVDLEHDVLAFGLNRRIPDIWDEAAERFVEARTILREKLDGGGMTGLVEPFDPEHYNSQSTIAENLIFGTPLDDTYSLRQLGSNRTVRKVLAEHRLDAALFGMGRDIASTILEVFEGLDADSPLFDQLSLMTPEQFPDYQAALKRVGSRPFAEAASGDQAVFLDLAFGYIEPRDRLGLLTPELESGLLDARHAFHDALGEDQAAIAFYHPDHYNEAASIKDNVLMGRVAYGIAEAESRVMAAVRATVDELGLRPVVFHTGLGFNVGSGGKRLSGAQRQKLAMARALLRRPDLLLVHRGLMQLDPGSQDAIVERIVAESRGAGGRPGFGVLWNLESDALARHFDRVVRMENGRVVDDSAAGDGRHREHEREPMRASA; from the coding sequence ATGGAGTCGAGCCTCTTCCGCTACATCTGGAACGAGACCCGGCGTGAGCAGATCTGGATCCTGTTCATCATCCTGGCCTCGATGCCGTTCTCGTTCTGGCTGCTCGATCTCCCGAAATACATCGTCAACGGCCCGATCCAGGCCAAGGGCTTCGAGCATCCCGGCGACACCCAGCACTATTTCCAGATCCGCATCCCCGTCCCCCTTTCGGTGAAGCAGGAAGGCTTCCTCGAGGTGCTGCACGGCTTCGACCTCGACCGGGTGTCGTCGCTGGTGATGCTGTCCGCCGCCTTCCTGGCGCTGGTGGTGATCAACGGCCTCTTCAAATACTACATCAACTTCTACAAGGGACGGCTCGGCGAGCGCATGCTCGGCCAGTTCCGCTACGAGCTGATGGACCGGGTGCTGCGCTTCCCCATGAGCGAGTTCCGCCGGGTGAAGGGCGCCGAGGTCGCCACCATGATCCGCGACGAGGTGGAGCCGCTCGGCGGCTTCATCGGCGACGCCATCGTGCAGCCGGTGTTCCTGGCGGGCCAGATCCTCACCGCCATCGTGTTCATCCTGGTGCAGAACCCGTATCTCGGGCTGATCGCGCTCGTGCTGCTGGCCGTGCAGGGGATCGTGATCCCGAAGCTCCGGCGCCGCCAGCTCGTGCTCGGCCGCCAGCGCCAGCTCGAATCCCGCGCGCTGGCCGGCGCGGTCGGCGAGATCGTCGACGGCGTCGCCGCCATCCACACCAACGACGCGTCCGACTACGCCCGCGCCGACCTCGCGTCCCGCCTCGTCAAGATCTTCGGCATCCGCTTCGAGCTCTACCAGCGCAAGTTCTTCGTCAAGTTCCTGAACAACCTGCTCGCGCAGGTGACGCCCTTCCTGTTCTACATGGTGGGCGGCTTCTTCGCCATCATGGGCACGCTGAACATCGGCCAGCTCGTCGCCGTCATCTCGGCCTACAAGGACCTGCCGTCGCCGGTGAAGGACCTGATCGATTGGGACCAGCAGCGGCTCGACGTCGAGGTCAAGTACGAGCAGATCATCGAGCAGTTCTCCGTCGACACGGCCGTGGAGCTGCTGCCGCCGCCCGACCACGACGGGCCCGTGCCGCACATCGCGGGCGAGCTGGCGCTGTCCAACGTGTCCGTGATCGACGGCAACGGGGTGCGCCTGCTCGACAACCTGTCGTTCCGCATGGGGGTGGGCGACGCCGTGGCGCTCGAAGGCGGCTCGACCAGCGGCGCCGAGACGCTCGTGGGCGTGCTGGCGCGGCTCGACGCGGTGGAGGGAGGCCGCGTCACGCTGGGCGACGCCGACCTGAAGGACGTGCCCCTCGCCGTCACCGGGCGGCGCACCTCCTTCGCGGGGGTGGACACCTTCTTTCCGCAGGGCACCATCGAGGACGCGATGCTGTTCGGCATCCGCCACACGAGCCGCCCGCCGGACCCGCCCGGCCGCTACGACGTGATCAAGTCGCGCGGCAACAACCTCGACGTCCGCGCCGACTGGGTCGACTACGCGGCCGCGGACGCGTCCGGCCCCGACGACCTCGGCGAGCGCATGCACGACGCCATGGTGACGGTGGACCTCGAGCACGACGTGCTGGCCTTCGGGCTGAACCGCCGCATCCCCGACATCTGGGACGAGGCGGCGGAGCGCTTCGTGGAAGCCCGCACCATCCTCCGCGAGAAGCTGGACGGCGGGGGCATGACGGGGCTCGTCGAGCCCTTCGACCCCGAGCACTACAATTCGCAGTCCACGATCGCCGAGAACCTGATCTTCGGCACGCCGCTCGACGACACCTACAGCCTGCGCCAGCTCGGCTCGAACCGGACGGTGCGCAAGGTCCTGGCCGAGCACCGGCTCGACGCCGCGCTGTTCGGCATGGGCCGGGACATCGCCTCGACCATCCTGGAGGTCTTCGAGGGGCTCGACGCCGACAGCCCGCTGTTCGACCAGCTGAGCCTGATGACGCCGGAGCAGTTCCCCGACTATCAGGCGGCGCTGAAGCGCGTCGGCTCGCGCCCCTTCGCCGAGGCGGCCTCGGGCGACCAGGCCGTGTTCCTTGACCTCGCCTTCGGCTACATCGAGCCGCGCGACCGCCTGGGCCTGCTGACCCCCGAGCTGGAAAGCGGCCTCCTCGACGCCCGCCACGCCTTCCACGACGCCCTGGGCGAGGACCAGGCCGCCATCGCGTTCTACCACCCGGACCACTACAACGAGGCCGCCAGCATCAAGGACAACGTGCTGATGGGGCGCGTGGCCTACGGGATCGCCGAGGCGGAGTCGCGCGTCATGGCGGCGGTGCGCGCCACGGTCGACGAGCTCGGGCTCCGGCCGGTCGTGTTCCACACGGGGCTCGGCTTCAACGTCGGCTCGGGCGGCAAGCGGCTCAGCGGCGCGCAGCGCCAGAAGCTTGCCATGGCGCGCGCCCTGCTGCGCCGGCCGGACCTGCTGCTCGTGCATCGCGGGCTGATGCAGCTCGACCCCGGCAGCCAGGACGCCATCGTGGAGCGCATCGTGGCCGAAAGCCGCGGCGCCGGCGGCCGGCCCGGCTTCGGGGTGCTGTGGAACCTGGAGAGCGACGCGCTGGCGCGCCACTTCGACCGCGTCGTGAGGATGGAGAACGGCCGCGTGGTCGACGACTCCGCCGCGGGGGACGGCCGGCACCGGGAACACGAGCGAGAGCCGATGCGCGCGTCCGCGTGA
- a CDS encoding GNAT family N-acetyltransferase — MSAVPSRAADGFEAAPVEAAPPRPGAARRARRAEVEVRPEAALDYPATAALAAEGFGAEPGRFTAEGLRWLYERAFTDGTTVLAAHAEGRKVGHIALVHQTVSTPRGPERAVALVDLFILKAFRSKAAMAALYGSVERFCRDEAIRFIVAVPNENAAGVNVRYLSLAEAARLEIRVGLGGFGGLGRRVETRRVADLGAEEGRAWLDRYCGGGGDGLLWTGARLWERLGKPGAGYALHATDDLLLVSAPRRDRRAAHTLLCALLPRANARPGRREVAAVVSAACRAHRRPLFVYAGVNAAVPLPGALLPARFRPSPMILQTRDFAQEAPRDAPPLRLSRFEVIDFDFA, encoded by the coding sequence ATGTCGGCAGTTCCCAGCCGCGCCGCCGACGGCTTCGAGGCCGCCCCGGTCGAGGCCGCGCCGCCGCGGCCCGGAGCGGCCCGCCGCGCGCGGCGCGCCGAGGTCGAGGTGCGCCCCGAGGCTGCGCTCGACTATCCCGCCACGGCGGCCCTCGCGGCCGAGGGCTTCGGGGCGGAGCCCGGCCGCTTCACCGCCGAGGGCCTGCGCTGGCTCTACGAGCGCGCCTTCACGGACGGCACCACCGTGCTGGCCGCCCACGCGGAGGGCCGCAAGGTGGGCCACATCGCGCTGGTGCACCAGACGGTTTCGACCCCGCGCGGGCCCGAGCGGGCCGTGGCGCTGGTCGACCTGTTCATCCTGAAGGCGTTCCGCTCCAAGGCCGCCATGGCGGCGCTCTACGGGTCGGTGGAGCGGTTCTGCCGCGACGAGGCCATCCGCTTCATCGTGGCGGTGCCGAACGAGAACGCGGCCGGCGTCAACGTCCGCTACCTGTCGCTCGCCGAGGCGGCGCGGCTGGAGATCCGCGTGGGCCTGGGCGGCTTCGGCGGGCTCGGCCGCCGCGTCGAGACCCGCCGCGTGGCGGACCTCGGAGCGGAGGAGGGGCGCGCCTGGCTCGACCGCTACTGCGGCGGCGGGGGCGACGGCCTGCTGTGGACCGGCGCGCGGTTGTGGGAGCGGCTGGGGAAGCCCGGCGCCGGCTACGCGCTCCACGCGACCGACGACCTCTTGCTCGTGTCGGCGCCCCGGCGCGACCGCCGCGCCGCCCACACGCTGCTCTGCGCGCTGCTGCCCCGCGCGAACGCCCGTCCGGGCCGGCGCGAGGTGGCGGCCGTCGTGTCGGCCGCCTGCCGGGCGCACCGCCGGCCGCTCTTCGTCTACGCCGGGGTCAACGCCGCCGTGCCGCTGCCGGGCGCGCTGCTGCCGGCCCGCTTCCGCCCCTCGCCCATGATCCTGCAGACGCGCGACTTCGCCCAGGAGGCCCCCCGGGACGCGCCGCCGCTGCGGCTGTCCCGCTTCGAGGTGATCGACTTCGACTTCGCGTGA
- a CDS encoding cyclic nucleotide-binding domain-containing protein — protein sequence MSLLKEDVEVLREVPIFASVDPSKLKLLAFASQRLKFDGGQVLCVEGELGDRAFVIVKGSADVFVRAGDTEVKVATVGRNDFIGDMAILCDRPRSATVKASSSCETLVIGKTQLMGLLKSFPDMGIAMMRVLAFRLERTNKALAQAELDRFHAH from the coding sequence GTGAGCCTGCTGAAGGAAGACGTCGAGGTGCTGCGGGAGGTGCCGATCTTCGCCTCCGTGGACCCTTCCAAGCTGAAGCTGCTGGCCTTCGCGTCGCAGCGGCTGAAGTTCGACGGCGGGCAGGTGCTCTGCGTCGAGGGCGAGCTCGGCGACCGCGCCTTCGTGATCGTGAAGGGCTCCGCCGACGTCTTCGTCCGCGCCGGCGACACGGAGGTGAAGGTGGCGACCGTGGGGCGCAACGACTTCATCGGCGACATGGCGATCCTGTGCGACCGGCCCCGCTCCGCCACGGTCAAGGCCTCGAGTTCCTGCGAGACCCTCGTGATCGGCAAGACCCAGCTCATGGGCCTGCTGAAGAGCTTCCCGGACATGGGCATCGCCATGATGCGCGTGCTGGCCTTCCGCCTGGAGCGCACCAACAAGGCGCTGGCCCAGGCCGAGCTCGACAGGTTCCACGCGCATTGA
- a CDS encoding transposase produces the protein MATCPAGQTSESWIPDTNCGHDDVRIRFSLTHCKACPLKARCTRSNRRVLAPRRREEHETLVAARTAAKDPAFIAERKRRAGIEGTLSKAVRANGLRRSRYMGAAKTNLQQVLTAAAINLGRITDWIADHKPAQTRKSPFNRLVTAPS, from the coding sequence ATCGCCACTTGTCCGGCGGGCCAGACGAGCGAAAGCTGGATCCCGGACACCAACTGCGGCCATGACGACGTCCGCATCCGGTTCTCCCTGACGCACTGCAAGGCCTGCCCACTCAAGGCTCGGTGCACGCGCTCGAACCGGCGCGTCCTCGCCCCGCGCCGTCGGGAAGAGCACGAAACCCTCGTCGCGGCCCGGACCGCGGCCAAGGATCCGGCCTTCATCGCGGAACGAAAGCGCCGAGCCGGCATCGAAGGCACGCTGTCGAAGGCCGTACGCGCCAACGGCCTACGGCGCAGCCGCTATATGGGCGCGGCCAAGACCAACCTTCAGCAGGTTCTCACGGCGGCTGCGATCAACCTCGGCCGGATCACTGATTGGATCGCAGACCACAAGCCCGCACAGACCCGGAAATCCCCATTCAATCGCCTCGTGACGGCCCCCTCTTGA